Proteins encoded together in one Streptomyces sp. B1I3 window:
- a CDS encoding TetR/AcrR family transcriptional regulator encodes MTLDREQVLRSAAALLTRRSTATMDEVARAAGIGRATLHRHFAGRDALVGALENLGIQEFEAALDAAALDEGSAEEGLRRLVAAVEPSAGLLSFLVTESQLFEGDQVNEGWNRLDARVSAFFRRGQERGEFRIDLTPAWLTEALYGLISSCAWSVQVGRVAAQDFPHMIVELLLGGARRSVEK; translated from the coding sequence ATGACCCTCGACCGTGAACAGGTGCTGCGGAGCGCCGCCGCCCTGCTGACCCGCAGATCCACCGCGACCATGGACGAGGTCGCCAGAGCCGCAGGCATCGGGCGCGCCACCTTGCACCGGCACTTCGCCGGCCGGGACGCCCTGGTCGGCGCGCTGGAGAACCTCGGCATCCAGGAGTTCGAGGCCGCCCTGGACGCCGCCGCCCTCGACGAGGGCAGCGCGGAGGAGGGGCTGCGGCGGCTCGTCGCCGCCGTCGAGCCCAGCGCCGGCCTGCTGTCCTTCCTCGTCACCGAGAGCCAGCTCTTCGAGGGCGACCAGGTGAACGAGGGCTGGAACCGGCTCGACGCCCGGGTCTCCGCCTTCTTCCGCCGGGGGCAGGAACGCGGTGAGTTCCGCATCGACCTCACCCCCGCCTGGCTGACCGAGGCGCTGTACGGGCTGATCAGCAGCTGCGCGTGGTCCGTGCAGGTGGGCAGGGTCGCCGCCCAGGACTTCCCCCACATGATCGTCGAGTTGCTCCTGGGCGGAGCACGCCGGAGCGTGGAGAAATGA
- a CDS encoding MFS transporter: MSSTDQRAGVTGDPHHQGRWVALTVLVLAVLLVAVDATVLGLATPFLSEDLEPTGTQLLWIGDVYSFVIAGLLVSMGSLGDRIGRKKLLLTGAAAFGAVSVLNAYASSPEMMILARALLGVAGATLMPSTLALIRNLFHDPRERSLAVGIWGAMASAGAAVGPVVGGLLLEHFWWGSVFLINLPVMAVLVVVGIKMIPESKNPAPGPWDLPSVGLSLVGMIGVVYAVKEAAAHGIGWETAASFVGGAGALLWFVRRQLRLPAPLLDMRLFHHRGFSGAVLADLLTILGLSGIVFFLSQFLQLVQTRGPLEAGLAQLPAAVGAVTAGLTAGMVARRYSVRSVVAAGLAAIGVSLAVVTVIHKETGYPLIGALLLVVGVGAGFAFTVTSDVILSSVPKEQAGSASAVSETAYELGAALGIALLGSIVTGVYRGFGTPEGIPAAAEAAAHESLGGAVETAEHLPAQQGSELVVAAQEAFVNGLRVSAAVGAVVLLATATAAWFLLRGQKLEEGIVPDE, from the coding sequence ATGAGTAGCACCGATCAGCGGGCGGGCGTCACCGGCGATCCGCACCACCAGGGGCGGTGGGTCGCCCTCACCGTCCTCGTCCTGGCCGTACTGCTGGTCGCCGTCGACGCCACCGTCCTCGGCCTGGCGACCCCGTTCCTCAGTGAGGATCTCGAACCGACCGGCACCCAGCTGCTCTGGATCGGCGACGTCTACTCCTTCGTGATCGCCGGACTGCTGGTCTCCATGGGCAGCCTCGGTGACCGCATCGGCCGTAAGAAGCTGCTGCTGACCGGCGCGGCCGCCTTCGGCGCGGTCTCCGTGCTCAACGCCTACGCGTCGAGCCCCGAGATGATGATCCTGGCGCGGGCACTGCTCGGCGTGGCGGGCGCCACCCTGATGCCGTCCACGCTCGCCCTGATCCGCAACCTCTTCCACGACCCGCGCGAGCGCAGTCTCGCCGTCGGGATCTGGGGCGCCATGGCATCGGCGGGCGCCGCCGTGGGACCCGTCGTGGGCGGGCTGCTCCTGGAACACTTCTGGTGGGGCTCGGTCTTCCTGATCAACCTGCCGGTGATGGCGGTCCTGGTCGTCGTCGGCATCAAGATGATCCCCGAATCGAAGAACCCGGCACCCGGCCCATGGGACCTGCCCAGCGTGGGGCTCTCCCTCGTCGGCATGATCGGCGTCGTCTACGCCGTCAAGGAGGCGGCCGCGCACGGCATCGGCTGGGAGACCGCCGCCTCGTTCGTCGGCGGGGCCGGGGCCCTCCTCTGGTTCGTACGCCGTCAGCTCCGGCTGCCGGCCCCGCTCCTGGACATGCGGCTCTTCCACCACCGCGGATTCTCCGGTGCGGTCCTCGCCGACCTGCTGACGATTCTCGGCCTGTCCGGGATCGTCTTCTTCCTCTCCCAGTTCCTGCAGCTGGTCCAGACCCGAGGGCCCCTGGAGGCCGGGCTCGCGCAGCTGCCGGCGGCCGTCGGCGCGGTGACCGCGGGCCTGACGGCGGGGATGGTCGCGCGCCGCTACTCGGTGCGCTCGGTCGTCGCCGCCGGTCTCGCGGCCATCGGTGTCTCGCTCGCCGTGGTCACGGTGATCCACAAGGAGACCGGCTACCCGCTGATCGGGGCACTGCTCCTCGTCGTGGGCGTCGGCGCGGGGTTCGCCTTCACCGTCACCTCCGACGTGATCCTCTCCAGCGTCCCCAAGGAGCAGGCGGGGTCCGCCTCCGCGGTGTCCGAAACGGCGTACGAACTGGGCGCGGCCCTCGGGATCGCCCTGCTCGGCTCCATCGTCACGGGTGTCTACCGGGGCTTCGGCACCCCCGAGGGCATCCCCGCCGCCGCCGAGGCGGCGGCCCACGAGTCGCTCGGCGGCGCCGTGGAGACGGCGGAGCACCTTCCGGCGCAGCAGGGGAGCGAGCTGGTCGTCGCGGCCCAGGAGGCGTTCGTCAACGGGCTGCGGGTGTCGGCGGCCGTCGGCGCCGTGGTGCTCCTGGCGACCGCCACGGCGGCCTGGTTCCTGCTGCGGGGCCAGAAGCTGGAGGAGGGCATCGTCCCCGACGAGTGA